In a genomic window of Aestuariirhabdus haliotis:
- a CDS encoding NAD(P)H-dependent oxidoreductase, with product MTQKVLILFAHPAQDQSEVNRPMFNTAFGIDGVTCIDLYARYPNHDIDVAAEQTRLRQHDVVIFLFPFYWYSTPAILKDWMDLVLEYNFAYGKQGTALKNKVLLPVISAGGEEKAYQEDGYNHFSLRELLRPLEQTANLCRMNFIAPFVIFGSRTAVEDHRLNDHLARWQQLLEALVEDRVDFEKAKQLEHLDTDFNGILL from the coding sequence ATGACTCAAAAAGTATTAATACTCTTTGCCCATCCGGCTCAGGATCAATCGGAAGTGAATCGGCCGATGTTTAACACCGCATTCGGAATCGACGGCGTGACCTGTATTGATCTGTACGCCCGTTACCCCAACCATGATATCGATGTGGCTGCGGAACAAACGAGGTTGCGTCAGCATGATGTGGTGATTTTTCTGTTTCCTTTCTACTGGTATTCAACCCCCGCTATTTTGAAAGACTGGATGGATTTGGTGCTGGAATACAATTTCGCCTACGGCAAGCAGGGGACGGCACTCAAGAACAAAGTGCTGTTGCCTGTGATCAGTGCCGGTGGTGAGGAAAAAGCCTATCAGGAAGATGGCTATAACCACTTTAGTCTGCGTGAATTGTTGCGTCCGCTGGAGCAAACGGCCAATTTGTGCCGAATGAATTTTATTGCCCCCTTCGTTATTTTTGGCTCACGAACCGCTGTTGAAGATCATCGACTGAACGACCACCTTGCCCGGTGGCAACAGCTGCTGGAAGCGTTGGTAGAGGATCGTGTAGATTTCGAGAAAGCCAAACAACTTGAACACCTGGACACAGATTTTAACGGCATACTTTTATGA
- a CDS encoding SDR family NAD(P)-dependent oxidoreductase: protein MHRIILLTGATDGIGLVTAEKLVAEGHHLLLHGRNPAKLQTVENKLKALSAGVVESYQADMSDLSEVEKLARQVSERHTRLDVIINNAGVYKTDQPITKDHLDVRFVVNTLAPYLLTKRLMPLMDRTGRVVNLASAAQEAVDLDAMAGNQAVKEDFSAYGQSKLALTMWSRQMAHGLGDTGPAIIAVNPGSLLASKMVKEGFGVAGKDLAIGADVLMRAALSEEFAKASGLYFDNDIGQFGQPHSDALNDTKCEQLVLAIEQQLTALGLPV from the coding sequence ATGCACCGCATTATTTTATTAACGGGAGCGACCGATGGCATTGGCTTGGTAACCGCCGAAAAGCTGGTTGCCGAGGGACATCATCTGTTGTTGCATGGTCGAAACCCGGCAAAGCTGCAGACCGTCGAAAACAAACTGAAAGCGCTGAGCGCCGGTGTAGTCGAAAGCTATCAGGCGGATATGTCCGATTTGTCGGAGGTCGAGAAGTTGGCCAGGCAGGTGAGCGAACGGCATACCCGTCTCGATGTAATTATTAATAATGCCGGCGTGTATAAAACGGACCAACCGATCACTAAAGATCATCTCGATGTGCGTTTCGTGGTCAATACCCTGGCCCCCTATCTGTTGACGAAGCGGCTGATGCCGTTGATGGATCGCACGGGGCGAGTCGTTAACCTGGCTTCAGCGGCCCAGGAAGCGGTCGATCTGGATGCCATGGCGGGCAATCAGGCAGTCAAGGAAGATTTTTCTGCCTATGGCCAAAGCAAGTTGGCACTGACCATGTGGTCGCGGCAGATGGCGCATGGTCTGGGTGATACGGGGCCGGCGATAATTGCCGTTAATCCGGGTTCTTTGTTAGCCAGTAAAATGGTGAAAGAGGGCTTCGGTGTGGCGGGCAAAGATCTTGCTATTGGCGCCGATGTTTTGATGCGAGCGGCGCTGTCTGAGGAGTTTGCCAAGGCTTCGGGATTGTATTTTGATAACGATATCGGCCAGTTTGGCCAGCCCCATTCTGACGCGCTCAATGACACAAAATGCGAACAGCTGGTGCTGGCAATAGAGCAGCAACTGACGGCCCTGGGGTTGCCGGTTTGA
- a CDS encoding enoyl-CoA hydratase/isomerase family protein, whose protein sequence is MEYQGFTTFSAEAQAGVLRVTFDYPPVNIQGLPMLADLNMLAQKLEADKAIKVVLFQSAHPDIFVAHADTNFLKDMSSKACTRDEVQLLDLQVVLERISKLPQATIAKIEGYARGGGHEFALACDMRFAARGKARFMQMEVGMGILPCGGGASRMARQVGLGRALEIVLGARDFDADEAEAYGTINRAFDADEIGPYVDALAERIALWPSESINATKQAVYASVDLPIEAALREEAYWLYQATSQTPALKRFKWADEQGAQFDMKNQHIWPDMLVSIQDIKD, encoded by the coding sequence ATGGAGTATCAAGGCTTTACGACCTTTTCTGCTGAAGCTCAGGCAGGCGTTCTCAGGGTTACGTTTGATTACCCGCCCGTCAATATTCAGGGATTACCGATGCTGGCAGACCTGAACATGCTGGCGCAAAAATTGGAGGCCGACAAGGCGATTAAAGTGGTTCTGTTCCAGTCGGCTCATCCGGATATCTTTGTTGCCCATGCTGACACCAACTTCCTGAAAGATATGTCGAGTAAGGCCTGCACCCGAGACGAGGTGCAATTGCTCGATCTGCAAGTGGTGCTGGAAAGAATCAGCAAACTGCCTCAGGCTACCATCGCCAAGATCGAAGGCTATGCCAGAGGGGGCGGTCACGAATTTGCCCTGGCCTGCGACATGCGTTTTGCCGCTCGAGGTAAGGCCAGGTTTATGCAGATGGAGGTGGGTATGGGCATTCTTCCCTGTGGTGGCGGTGCATCACGTATGGCGCGTCAGGTTGGCCTGGGTCGAGCATTGGAGATAGTTCTTGGAGCCCGAGACTTTGATGCCGATGAAGCGGAAGCCTACGGCACCATCAATCGAGCGTTCGACGCCGATGAAATTGGTCCCTATGTCGATGCTCTGGCAGAACGCATTGCGCTGTGGCCCTCGGAGTCCATCAATGCCACCAAGCAGGCGGTGTATGCTTCTGTCGACTTGCCCATTGAAGCCGCGCTGCGTGAAGAAGCCTACTGGCTGTATCAGGCCACCAGTCAAACACCGGCATTAAAACGCTTCAAGTGGGCTGATGAGCAAGGCGCTCAGTTTGATATGAAAAATCAGCATATTTGGCCGGATATGTTGGTAAGCATCCAGGATATCAAAGACTGA
- a CDS encoding endonuclease/exonuclease/phosphatase family protein: protein MAKILSFASWNVEHFRGKPERVDRVVELLDETDPDVFALYEVYGKDVFQGLMDKMSTHNFFLTENTRDHDMEILIGFRRSLSVFVTQREEFRSKVPTLRPGALVTVRRSGKDYMLLFLHAKSFPDPRSWGLRDDMFKHATSLKRKLDRASAPDQARYLCLGDLNTMGLNATYNSLSDLSAEQEIESVTRRFKAARMKRLSKTHELSWWNGRDNYAPGSQLDHVFADNQLNMKTFAGGAQVQVIGWPEKATLSEQRQWIDEYSDHALIYGEIHS, encoded by the coding sequence ATGGCCAAAATCCTCTCTTTTGCCTCCTGGAACGTTGAACACTTTCGCGGTAAGCCCGAACGGGTAGACCGTGTCGTTGAATTACTCGATGAAACAGATCCCGATGTCTTTGCCCTGTACGAGGTCTATGGCAAAGATGTTTTCCAGGGCCTGATGGACAAAATGAGCACGCATAATTTTTTCCTGACAGAAAACACCCGCGATCACGATATGGAAATACTGATTGGCTTCAGGCGCTCACTGTCAGTCTTTGTTACGCAACGTGAGGAGTTCCGATCCAAGGTGCCAACCTTGAGACCCGGCGCCCTGGTCACAGTCAGGCGCTCCGGCAAGGATTATATGCTCCTGTTCCTGCATGCCAAATCCTTTCCAGATCCACGTTCCTGGGGACTACGGGACGACATGTTCAAGCATGCCACCAGTCTGAAACGTAAACTGGACCGTGCCAGCGCCCCGGATCAGGCACGATACCTCTGCCTCGGCGACCTCAATACCATGGGACTCAACGCCACTTACAATAGCCTCAGCGACCTGAGCGCGGAGCAGGAGATTGAATCAGTCACCCGTCGATTCAAGGCCGCCAGAATGAAGCGATTGAGCAAAACCCACGAACTCAGTTGGTGGAACGGTCGAGATAACTACGCCCCCGGAAGTCAACTCGACCATGTCTTCGCTGACAATCAATTGAACATGAAAACCTTTGCGGGTGGCGCCCAGGTTCAAGTGATCGGCTGGCCAGAAAAGGCGACACTCTCCGAGCAACGACAATGGATCGATGAATACTCGGATCACGCGCTGATTTATGGAGAGATTCATTCCTGA
- a CDS encoding PNPOx family protein, whose protein sequence is MPPDRNNSLSQASAEISKIESIETLRRIIPDYSKTLDKRIKNALDAYSKEFIGLAKLAFLASSSPEVAICSIPCTQERLHIIDGNTLALGAMPVPEMKSASESPMAASLYLLVPGIGHALRINGVVRHEGDGCGWFRIEQLYFHCSRAAVRANLWSPAAASRLCAENMIAQSPYLLLKTINAEGKTELSPRGDEPGFVRQMADSTLIIPERPGNKVAVSLRNIIDCAEVELLFLMPGTSNTLRIMGVADIVSGDGLLARCAVNGKIPKVGIRVSIKSSQFATDSHLEEARLWHPDNMMCKTDITSFPKALAAHMNGFGLLGKATEVVVGAVVKHDLKNLY, encoded by the coding sequence ATGCCCCCTGATAGAAACAACTCGTTATCACAGGCTTCGGCTGAAATTTCCAAAATCGAGTCGATAGAAACCCTGCGGCGTATTATTCCGGATTACTCCAAAACATTGGATAAGCGCATAAAAAACGCCCTTGATGCTTATTCAAAAGAGTTTATCGGGCTGGCAAAGCTGGCTTTTCTAGCTTCGTCTTCACCCGAAGTTGCTATCTGTTCGATACCTTGTACGCAAGAGAGACTACATATTATTGATGGGAATACTCTGGCTCTGGGTGCGATGCCAGTACCGGAAATGAAGAGTGCGAGCGAATCACCGATGGCTGCCAGCTTGTATTTGCTCGTTCCGGGCATTGGTCATGCATTGCGTATCAATGGCGTTGTTAGGCATGAAGGTGACGGCTGTGGTTGGTTCAGAATTGAGCAGTTGTATTTTCATTGCTCGCGGGCTGCGGTCCGGGCAAATTTATGGTCGCCGGCAGCAGCTTCACGATTGTGCGCTGAGAATATGATTGCTCAATCTCCGTATCTATTATTGAAAACGATCAATGCCGAAGGAAAAACAGAGTTGTCCCCCCGGGGTGATGAGCCCGGCTTCGTCAGGCAGATGGCAGATTCGACGCTGATAATCCCTGAGCGGCCGGGAAACAAGGTGGCGGTGAGTTTGCGAAATATCATCGATTGTGCCGAGGTTGAACTGCTGTTTTTAATGCCAGGAACCAGCAATACGCTGAGAATTATGGGTGTCGCTGACATAGTATCAGGTGATGGGCTGCTTGCTCGCTGTGCGGTGAATGGCAAGATACCCAAAGTGGGCATTAGGGTCAGTATTAAGTCCAGTCAGTTTGCCACCGATTCTCACTTGGAAGAAGCCAGGCTATGGCACCCCGATAATATGATGTGTAAAACCGATATAACGTCATTTCCCAAAGCGTTGGCCGCGCATATGAACGGTTTTGGGTTATTGGGTAAGGCGACAGAAGTGGTGGTTGGCGCAGTAGTGAAGCACGATCTGAAAAATCTCTATTAA
- a CDS encoding AraC family transcriptional regulator, with amino-acid sequence MHSNHDRLPIHNVSAIAAIDLAHELIHRGLLRATQIAGISTVMATRYEEHQQGISIIERRVSEYDFVSLWQIADKAVSSKVFPGTDLGIELGVTVNPQAKGLLANWISCYDTLGQAFTCFQENIRLLNGAESWFSTDQGNQIKLSFNFNSTFTYPTMAIERSMSALLAWSAYFCGDIIDAQSATFTFKAPHHADRYPSIFGDNIRFNANENAICISKAKFEAPLTSANPYLKEILKERSGRIDLNEPSIISAKQQVAALLQSDLMTHSNIDRVSQQLHMSRATLYRKLKEEGTTFSKLLKNERLNRLPGVVSRDCNSRVACEKLGFKDVSSYYKFLKRTEVQSSL; translated from the coding sequence ATGCACAGTAATCACGACAGACTGCCTATCCACAACGTTTCTGCGATTGCTGCGATTGACCTTGCCCATGAGTTGATTCATCGAGGACTATTGCGCGCAACACAGATCGCCGGTATCTCAACCGTTATGGCTACGCGGTATGAGGAACATCAACAAGGGATTTCGATTATAGAAAGGCGAGTCAGCGAATATGATTTTGTCTCACTGTGGCAAATAGCCGACAAGGCCGTTTCTTCAAAGGTTTTTCCTGGAACGGACCTTGGCATTGAGTTGGGCGTCACCGTTAACCCTCAAGCGAAAGGCCTACTGGCGAATTGGATTTCTTGTTATGACACTCTTGGGCAAGCCTTTACCTGTTTTCAGGAAAACATTCGCCTGTTAAACGGGGCCGAATCCTGGTTTTCAACGGATCAGGGAAATCAAATTAAGCTCAGTTTCAATTTCAACTCTACATTTACCTACCCCACAATGGCCATAGAGCGTAGCATGAGCGCCCTGCTAGCCTGGTCAGCCTATTTTTGTGGTGACATCATTGATGCTCAATCTGCCACCTTCACTTTTAAAGCACCTCATCACGCCGATCGGTATCCTTCTATTTTCGGCGATAACATACGCTTTAATGCAAACGAAAACGCTATCTGCATAAGCAAGGCGAAGTTCGAGGCACCACTCACGAGCGCCAACCCTTACCTTAAGGAAATACTGAAGGAACGCTCCGGCAGGATAGATCTTAACGAGCCATCAATCATTTCGGCGAAGCAACAAGTGGCTGCACTGCTGCAATCTGACTTAATGACGCACTCAAATATAGACAGGGTATCGCAGCAACTGCACATGAGCAGAGCAACACTCTACAGAAAATTAAAAGAAGAAGGGACAACATTTTCCAAACTACTCAAGAACGAAAGACTTAATCGCTTGCCCGGGGTCGTATCCAGAGACTGCAACAGTCGTGTCGCTTGTGAAAAACTAGGCTTTAAAGATGTTAGCTCTTATTACAAATTTCTTAAACGCACCGAAGTCCAGAGCTCGCTCTGA